In one window of Juglans regia cultivar Chandler chromosome 3, Walnut 2.0, whole genome shotgun sequence DNA:
- the LOC109004630 gene encoding uncharacterized protein LOC109004630 — MRKLLCLINNFILCPSPCSGLLPNGNFEESPAKSNLKKTVIKGKYSLPKWEINGLVEYISGGPQPRGFFYAVPRGVHAVKLGNEASISQNVKVNPGSIYSITFGATRTCAQDEVLRVSVPGHSADLSLQTLFSSNGGDTYAWAFKATSRVVKLTFHNPGIQEDPTCGPFIPNRPLLDAIAIKEMLPLRYTKGNLVKNGGFEIGPHVFKNFSTGILLPPKLLDLISPLPGWIIESIKPVKYIDKKHFFVPSGLVAIELVAGRESAIAQIIRTVPSKLYNLTFTIGDAKNACHGSMMVQVFAAKETLKVRFVSGGKGEFKTASFKFKAISARTRITFFSASYHTRLHDYGHICGPVLDNVRVFPTVH, encoded by the exons ATGCGTAAACTTTTGTGTCTAATTAACAATTTCATTCTTTGTCCGTCTCCGTGTTCAGGACTCCTCCCAAATGGCAACTTTGAGGAATCACCCGCGAAGTCAAACCTCAAGAAGACAGTAATCAAAGGGAAATATTCACTCCCGAAATGGGAAATCAACGGCTTGGTGGAGTACATCTCCGGTGGGCCGCAGCCACGGGGCTTCTTCTACGCCGTTCCTCGCGGGGTTCACGCGGTGAAACTAGGCAATGAGGCCTCCATCTCTCAAAACGTGAAGGTGAATCCAGGCTCCATCTACTCCATCACGTTTGGGGCCACAAGGACTTGTGCCCAAGACGAAGTGCTAAGGGTTTCGGTCCCCGGCCACTCGGCGGACCTTTCCCTACAAACCCTTTTTAGCAGTAATGGAGGCGACACTTATGCCTGGGCTTTCAAGGCGACTTCTAGGGTTGTGAAGTTGACATTTCACAACCCTGGGATTCAGGAGGACCCCACTTGTGGACCCT ttattcccaacagaCCCCTCTTGGATGCTATTGCAATCAAGGAAATGCTGCCCCTCAGGTATACTAAAG GAAACCTCGTGAAAAATGGAGGTTTCGAAATTGGCCCTCATGTGTTCAAGAATTTCTCAACTGGAATACTCCTCCCTCCCAAGCTATTAGACCTAATCTCACCACTCCCCGGGTGGATTATCGAGTCCATCAAACCGGTGAAGTACATCGACAAGAAGCACTTCTTTGTTCCCTCTGGCCTCGTCGCCATTGAATTGGTTGCTGGGCGAGAAAGTGCCATTGCCCAAATCATCAGAACAGTTCCCAGCAAGTTGTACAACCTCACTTTCACCATTGGAGATGCAAAGAACGCTTGCCATGGCTCCATGATGGTTCAAGTCTTTGCTGCCAAAGAAACCCTGAAAGTTCGATTTGTATCTGGAGGAAAGGGTGAGTTCAAAACTGcaagtttcaagttcaaagCAATCTCGGCAAGGACAAGGATAACGTTTTTCAGTGCTAGCTATCACACAAGGCTTCACGATTATGGTCATATTTGTGGTCCTGTGTTGGACAATGTCAGGGTATTTCCTACCGTCCACTGA